The following proteins are encoded in a genomic region of Bacteroidia bacterium:
- a CDS encoding restriction endonuclease subunit S, with product MKQGWEIKKLGEVCEISTGKSNTEDAIENGDFAFFDRSKIVKRSSKFLFDCDAIIVAGEGQTFLPKFYSGKFDLHQRAYAIYNFDKSVSVHYAYNYLIHFHKYFESVAVGATATSLRLRHFQDLPIPIPPIIEQQRIVSILDEALTAIAKAKANAEQNLLNANELFENAAQEIFTQKGINWEENLLGDFATFRNGINYTKGSKGEKIKIVGVKDFQDSYWVPDNDLVEVSLDGKINETDLLQEGDILAVRSNGNPQLIGRTLLAGKINEKVSHSGFTIRIRLNSKIVNPNYLCHFLKIQQTRKTLVESGNGVGIRSLNQGSLSSLKIPFPKSLKEQEAIIDKVDSIAEQSQKLKDIYQKKIDDLEELKKSILQKAFAGELKTEKAVAV from the coding sequence ATGAAGCAAGGTTGGGAAATAAAGAAGTTGGGAGAAGTTTGCGAAATTAGCACAGGTAAGTCTAATACAGAAGATGCTATAGAAAATGGTGACTTTGCCTTTTTTGATAGGTCTAAAATTGTCAAAAGAAGTTCTAAGTTCTTATTTGATTGTGATGCCATAATTGTTGCAGGAGAAGGTCAGACTTTTCTTCCGAAATTTTATTCAGGCAAATTTGATTTACACCAAAGAGCTTATGCTATTTATAATTTTGATAAAAGTGTTAGTGTTCATTATGCCTATAATTATTTGATACACTTCCATAAGTATTTTGAAAGTGTTGCAGTTGGTGCAACTGCAACATCTTTACGGTTAAGGCATTTTCAAGATTTGCCAATACCAATCCCACCAATCATAGAACAACAACGAATTGTTTCCATTTTAGACGAAGCATTGACTGCCATAGCCAAGGCAAAAGCCAATGCCGAACAGAACCTATTAAATGCAAATGAACTTTTTGAAAATGCTGCACAGGAAATATTCACTCAAAAAGGAATTAATTGGGAAGAAAATCTTTTAGGAGATTTTGCAACATTTAGAAATGGAATAAACTATACAAAAGGAAGTAAGGGAGAGAAAATTAAAATAGTTGGGGTTAAAGATTTTCAAGACAGTTATTGGGTTCCCGACAATGATTTAGTTGAAGTTTCTCTTGATGGCAAGATAAACGAAACGGACTTACTACAAGAAGGAGATATTTTGGCTGTCCGTTCTAATGGCAACCCACAATTAATTGGTCGAACATTATTAGCAGGTAAAATCAATGAAAAAGTATCTCATTCGGGTTTTACAATAAGGATAAGGTTAAATTCAAAAATAGTTAACCCAAACTATCTCTGTCATTTTTTGAAAATCCAACAGACAAGAAAAACACTTGTGGAAAGTGGCAATGGTGTTGGAATAAGAAGTTTAAATCAAGGTTCACTTTCCTCATTGAAAATTCCTTTTCCAAAATCATTAAAGGAGCAGGAAGCAATTATTGATAAGGTAGATTCAATAGCGGAACAAAGTCAAAAGCTAAAGGATATTTATCAAAAGAAAATTGATGATTTGGAAGAACTGAAAAAATCAATCTTGCAGAAAGCATTTGCAGGGGAATTGAAAACTGAAAAAGCGGTTGCAGTATGA